In the bacterium genome, one interval contains:
- a CDS encoding outer membrane beta-barrel protein produces the protein MWYQKNSLLVFLTLLVMTLSVEAKDSHSKFAINGKMGYFLPQGDSEVDKIYSGSQVFSLSGMYNLSSAFSLVLGLDYQKLDSIEEDKWEVAKVEEDYLRIMPLTFSIIYKIPIGNPKGFLPYIGGGTGVYYTKLKYTVSEIPNQYLTWTVTTKRGEFPVLKVSKLNLSDSHSAKAIGFQLIGGFNYYLFSHLFLTGEIKYAYAPISKWNDIDVGGVTVLGGINYLF, from the coding sequence ATGTGGTATCAAAAGAATAGTCTGTTAGTGTTTTTGACTCTTTTAGTCATGACTTTGTCGGTAGAAGCTAAAGATTCACATAGTAAGTTTGCCATAAATGGTAAGATGGGTTATTTTTTACCTCAAGGTGATTCTGAAGTAGATAAAATCTATAGTGGAAGTCAGGTATTCTCTTTGAGTGGAATGTATAATCTTTCTTCTGCTTTTTCCCTTGTTTTGGGTCTTGATTACCAAAAACTTGATTCTATCGAGGAAGATAAATGGGAAGTTGCAAAGGTAGAAGAGGATTATCTGAGAATTATGCCGCTTACTTTTAGTATAATTTATAAGATACCAATTGGCAACCCAAAAGGCTTCTTACCCTACATTGGTGGTGGAACGGGTGTGTATTACACTAAGTTAAAATACACGGTGTCTGAGATTCCAAATCAATATCTAACCTGGACAGTAACTACTAAACGCGGTGAATTCCCAGTGCTTAAAGTGAGTAAATTAAATCTCTCAGATAGTCACTCAGCCAAAGCAATAGGGTTTCAGTTAATAGGTGGTTTTAACTACTATCTATTCTCTCATCTATTTCTGACTGGAGAGATAAAATACGCCTATGCTCCTATCTCAAAATGGAATGATATAGATGTAGGTGGGGTAACCGTATTGGGTGGAATTAATTATTTG